Below is a genomic region from Syntrophorhabdales bacterium.
TTTCGGTGAGGCCTCACGCCACGCTTCTTGAAGTGATAAGGGAAGAGCTGGGACTTACCGGCACAAAAGAGGGATGCGGCGTGGGAGAGTGCGGTGCCTGTACCGTCATCATGGATGGCAAGACAGTCAATGCTTGCCTTGTCCTTGCTCCTGAAGCGAACGGCAAAGAAATTACCACCATAGAGGGGCTCGCGCAAGGCGATAGGCTCGATCCGATCCAGGAGGCCTTTTTTGAGATAGGCGGACTTCAGTGCGGCTTCTGCACCCCCGGTATGATCATGTCGACAAAGGCCCTGCTTGCAGAAACGCCAGAGCCAACAGATCAGCAGATTCGCAAGGGCCTGGAAGGAAACTTCTGCCGCTGCACCGGTTATACAAAGGTATTTGATTCAGTCAGGGAAGCTTCCCGGAAAATTAGGAGGTAAGCATGGATTACGCAGTCATCGGACAGAGAGTCCCGAGGGTAGATGCAAGAGAAAAAGTTACTGGGGCTGCGAAGTATGCTGCCGATTATTCACTGCCCGGCATGCTCTGGTGCAAGGTGCTGCGCAGTCCTGTGGCACATGCGAAAATTCTCAATATCGATACAAGCAGGGCGGAGAGGCTGCCCGGCGTCAAAGCAATAATTACTGCGAAGGACTTCGGCGGATGGACGTGGGGCTTCATGGCCACCACGCGCGATGAGCCGCCGCTTGCCATGGACAAGGTGAGGTACCTCCATGAGGCTGTAGCTGGTGTTGCCGCTATCGATGAGGAGATCGCGGAAGAGGCAACCGAGCTGATCAAGGTCGAGTACGAAGAACTTCCCGGTGTCTTCGATCCTGAAGAGGCCATGAAGCCGGGGGCTCCGGTAATACACGCATACAGGCCGAACAACGTCAGTGTCGAGTACCACTGGAACTATGGGGACGTGGAGAAAGCATTCGCGGAAAGCTACATAGTGCGCGAGGACAGGTTCAGAACCGGCAGAGTCACCAAGGGCTATTTGGAACCGCCCGCATCGCTTGCGTACTACGACCCCAGCGGCTCCATCACTGTATGGCCCGCCAAGCAGAGCCCCTATTTTCACTATCGCCATCTGGCGGCTTGTTTCCGGCTGCCGCTCTCAAAAGTACGCGTGGTGCAGCCCTTCATCGGCGGGGGCTTTGGCGGCACAAAGAACGATTCGGTTGCCGCTGATTTCTGTGCAGTCATGGCTTCCAAGAAAACGGGGAAGCCCGTCAAGTTCGTCTACTCACAGGAAGAGGAGCTTTCTACATCGAAAAGGCGCCACTCGATGATTACGTACAGCAAGATGGGAGCCACAAAGGATGGTCTTCTCACGGCTGTCCAGGTCAAAGTCATTGCAGAAGGCGGTGGCTACACGGCGATCGGGCCTCTTTCGATGTATCTCGCCGGGGCTTCGATAGCGATTCCTTATAAGCTCAACCATTTCAAATACGACGGTTACCGTGTGTTCACGAACAACCCCGTCTGCGCAGCAATGCGAGGCCACGGCATCACCCACACCAGGTTTGCACACGATCTTCAGATGGAGATGGTTGCAGAAGAGCTGGGGATAGATTTCATGGAAATGAGGCTCCGCAACGCAATTGATAATCCCAAACCAGGCACAGTTTACAGGACGATCAATGACGTGACGCTTAAAACCTGCGGTATGAAAGAGGCACTCAACGCCATCAAGCAGGATCCTATCTGGGCCAATAAGGATCACACGCCCAAGAAGGTCGGCTCCACCTCGTTTGGTGTCGGTATATCAGGCACGGCATATGTAGGCGGAGCGCGTCAGCTTGGCCATCAGGCCTGTGGAGCAGTAATTCGCCTGTGCGAAGACGGAACGGTGAATCTCCTGACCGGCGCAACCGACTGCGGCCAGGGTTCCGACACGGTGCTGTGCATGATCGCTGCCGAGGAATTGGGACTGAAATTGGACGACGTGGTGATCAAGCGGGTCGATACCGCGTACACGCCCTGCGATCCGGGGAGCTACGGCAGTCGCGTAACAGTGCTGGCAGGCCAGGCCACGCAGATCGCTGCAGCCGAGGTAAAGAAGCAGTTACTCGACACTGCGGCAAAAACCTGGAGTGTAAAACCGGAAGAGATCCAGATACGCAACTCGATAGTATCGCTCAAGGGAAATCCGGATAAGAGCATGACATTCGAGAATCTCTCGAAGATTGCATCGTACTCGGGTTCCGGTGCAGTCATCATGGGCAAAGGTTATTCGAGCTACGGCCTCGAGCCGCTCGATTTCAAAACGGGTGCGGGTAATGGCGGCACCTCTTATAGTTTCACGGCGCAGGCAACGCGACTGGGGGTTGACCTGGAGACGGGCCACACGACAGTGACCGATTTCCTCATCGCACACGACTGCGGCAGACCCTTAAATCCTGTCGGAGCAGAGACGCAAAATGAAGGAGGTGCTGTGCAGGGGCTCGGTCAGGCCATCTACGAAGAGTTTATTATCGAAAACGGCAAGACCCAGAACCCGACATTTCTCGATTACAAGATGCCGCGGTCCATGGACGTCCCGGACATCAGAATAATCGACATTATCACGGATGATCCTGACGGCCCGTATGGTTCAAAAGAGGCTTCCGAAGGCTCGCACGTCAGTGCGCCGCCATCAGTGCTCAGTGCAATCCACGATGCGACCGGCATCTGGTTCAAGGAGCAGCCTGTAACACCGGAAAAGATAGTCAAGGCCCTCAAAGATGCAGGGAAGTGGATGAAATAAACCCGTTGCGAGTTTCGGGTTACGGGTTGAAAGGGACGGTTCTCTGAACTCGGAACTCGTAACC
It encodes:
- a CDS encoding (2Fe-2S)-binding protein, with the translated sequence MKDIRITVNGTAYELSVRPHATLLEVIREELGLTGTKEGCGVGECGACTVIMDGKTVNACLVLAPEANGKEITTIEGLAQGDRLDPIQEAFFEIGGLQCGFCTPGMIMSTKALLAETPEPTDQQIRKGLEGNFCRCTGYTKVFDSVREASRKIRR
- a CDS encoding xanthine dehydrogenase family protein molybdopterin-binding subunit; this encodes MDYAVIGQRVPRVDAREKVTGAAKYAADYSLPGMLWCKVLRSPVAHAKILNIDTSRAERLPGVKAIITAKDFGGWTWGFMATTRDEPPLAMDKVRYLHEAVAGVAAIDEEIAEEATELIKVEYEELPGVFDPEEAMKPGAPVIHAYRPNNVSVEYHWNYGDVEKAFAESYIVREDRFRTGRVTKGYLEPPASLAYYDPSGSITVWPAKQSPYFHYRHLAACFRLPLSKVRVVQPFIGGGFGGTKNDSVAADFCAVMASKKTGKPVKFVYSQEEELSTSKRRHSMITYSKMGATKDGLLTAVQVKVIAEGGGYTAIGPLSMYLAGASIAIPYKLNHFKYDGYRVFTNNPVCAAMRGHGITHTRFAHDLQMEMVAEELGIDFMEMRLRNAIDNPKPGTVYRTINDVTLKTCGMKEALNAIKQDPIWANKDHTPKKVGSTSFGVGISGTAYVGGARQLGHQACGAVIRLCEDGTVNLLTGATDCGQGSDTVLCMIAAEELGLKLDDVVIKRVDTAYTPCDPGSYGSRVTVLAGQATQIAAAEVKKQLLDTAAKTWSVKPEEIQIRNSIVSLKGNPDKSMTFENLSKIASYSGSGAVIMGKGYSSYGLEPLDFKTGAGNGGTSYSFTAQATRLGVDLETGHTTVTDFLIAHDCGRPLNPVGAETQNEGGAVQGLGQAIYEEFIIENGKTQNPTFLDYKMPRSMDVPDIRIIDIITDDPDGPYGSKEASEGSHVSAPPSVLSAIHDATGIWFKEQPVTPEKIVKALKDAGKWMK